In one Thermodesulfobium acidiphilum genomic region, the following are encoded:
- a CDS encoding BamA/OMP85 family outer membrane protein, with product MPWRYFINFINSFFVLFLLISLSSVSFAAEPTPTSGYMKVTAFAVEGNKHVATEDILSAVPFRIGSIITPNDVQESLKSIYALGYFSDVKAKTKPFEDGVELIFEVTENPILEGILIQGNSVIPTDKILSIMNLPTGKIFNYNEMDKALKRVEDYYASQGYTAARIMDASLSPSGHLLVTIAEGKIQAIKILGNHKTVEHVIRRELTVKPGDIFNYNKVKADINRLYDMNIFSDVGVMFEPGTKPGEIFLDIDVKEKKTGSVTFGAGYSTAYSAIGMISLSDNNMFGRAQTMSIGLQFGAKQSYYSISFYDPNFNDHNMSFAVNLYNYRTYGLLIGGYTTDEKTAGFNMSLGFPIFDKYTRQTITPGYERVHLSTTGTVNPSDQYDRPNGSYRSLTYTLSRDTRDQTRDPRQGYFASASISQTNGFLGGSSLYSFEKVIAEFRDYIPLDKSKEHVFAGRLIGGTSIIPSGKIMPVYYQYYVGGQGTVRGITDNKYYGRYFAVGNFEYRFPFIRGTRGAVFTDIGDAWGGNSAWPDFKLHAGVGVGIMLNTPFGPVRIDGAYSSNHFKGYFGMGNPF from the coding sequence ATGCCCTGGCGTTATTTTATAAATTTTATAAATAGTTTTTTTGTTTTGTTTTTGTTGATAAGTTTAAGTTCAGTTTCTTTTGCAGCAGAACCTACTCCGACAAGCGGTTATATGAAGGTGACTGCCTTTGCTGTTGAGGGAAACAAACACGTTGCGACTGAAGATATCCTGTCTGCGGTTCCTTTTAGAATAGGCTCAATAATAACCCCTAATGATGTACAGGAGAGTTTGAAGTCGATATATGCTCTTGGATATTTTAGCGATGTGAAAGCAAAAACTAAGCCATTTGAAGATGGAGTAGAACTTATTTTCGAGGTTACAGAAAACCCAATTTTGGAAGGTATTCTTATACAGGGCAATAGTGTGATTCCTACTGATAAAATTTTGAGCATAATGAATTTGCCTACGGGCAAAATATTTAATTATAACGAGATGGATAAGGCTCTCAAAAGGGTTGAAGACTATTATGCAAGCCAGGGTTATACTGCGGCAAGAATAATGGATGCCAGTCTTTCTCCTTCAGGACACTTGTTGGTAACCATAGCAGAAGGGAAAATTCAGGCTATTAAAATTCTTGGTAACCACAAAACAGTAGAACACGTTATTAGAAGGGAGCTAACTGTAAAGCCAGGTGATATATTTAACTACAATAAAGTTAAAGCTGATATAAATAGACTTTATGATATGAATATCTTTAGTGACGTGGGAGTAATGTTTGAGCCCGGGACAAAGCCAGGCGAGATATTTTTAGATATAGACGTAAAGGAGAAAAAAACAGGCTCTGTCACCTTTGGAGCGGGATATAGTACTGCATATAGCGCTATTGGAATGATAAGTTTATCTGATAACAATATGTTTGGTAGGGCTCAAACTATGTCTATTGGGTTGCAATTTGGAGCAAAACAATCTTACTATTCAATTAGTTTTTATGATCCTAATTTCAACGATCACAACATGTCATTTGCTGTTAACCTCTACAATTACAGGACTTATGGTTTGCTAATAGGCGGTTATACCACTGATGAGAAAACAGCTGGATTTAACATGTCGCTTGGTTTCCCGATTTTTGATAAATATACTAGACAAACTATTACTCCTGGATACGAAAGGGTTCATCTTTCTACGACTGGAACTGTTAACCCAAGCGATCAATATGATAGGCCTAACGGTTCTTACAGATCTTTGACCTATACTCTATCAAGAGATACTAGAGATCAAACTAGAGATCCTCGTCAGGGATATTTTGCAAGCGCGAGCATATCTCAGACTAACGGATTCCTTGGAGGTTCTAGTTTGTATTCATTCGAAAAGGTTATAGCGGAATTTAGAGATTATATCCCTCTGGACAAATCGAAGGAACATGTTTTTGCTGGAAGGTTAATAGGGGGTACCTCTATAATTCCTTCTGGCAAAATTATGCCAGTTTATTATCAATACTATGTTGGTGGTCAGGGAACGGTTAGAGGTATAACAGACAATAAATACTATGGCAGATATTTTGCGGTTGGCAACTTTGAGTACAGATTTCCATTTATAAGAGGTACCAGAGGTGCTGTGTTTACTGATATTGGAGATGCGTGGGGTGGCAATTCTGCTTGGCCAGATTTCAAACTCCATGCCGGCGTTGGAGTAGGCATAATGTTAAACACTCCGTTTGGTCCGGTTCGAATTGATGGTGCTTATTCCTCTAATCATTTTAAGGGATATTTTGGCATGGGAAATCCATTTTAA
- a CDS encoding OmpH family outer membrane protein, whose product MKKSLLLFVCAILVLFTFQTKAMAKDNVIAYIDLVRVEAGVNELKPLIDQKNQVEIQFEQLRNQKQQEFAQAQASGESQEQLKKLYDQINQELAAKEKEVEAARAAIDAKLQTVLPKIKNAIDSVAKQVGASIVLDNAIVWWGGVDITDQVIAKVNGQ is encoded by the coding sequence TTGAAGAAGAGTTTGTTATTGTTTGTTTGTGCAATTTTAGTTTTGTTTACATTTCAAACTAAGGCGATGGCAAAAGACAATGTAATTGCTTATATTGATCTTGTAAGAGTTGAGGCTGGAGTAAACGAGTTAAAACCTCTTATTGATCAAAAGAATCAGGTTGAAATCCAGTTTGAACAACTAAGAAATCAAAAGCAACAAGAATTTGCTCAAGCTCAAGCATCAGGAGAATCTCAAGAACAGTTAAAAAAGTTGTACGATCAGATCAACCAGGAGCTTGCTGCTAAAGAAAAAGAAGTAGAGGCTGCAAGGGCTGCTATAGATGCAAAGCTGCAAACTGTACTCCCCAAAATTAAGAATGCTATTGATTCTGTAGCAAAGCAAGTTGGAGCTTCGATAGTTTTGGATAACGCTATCGTTTGGTGGGGAGGCGTAGATATTACTGATCAGGTAATAGCTAAGGTGAATGGTCAGTAA
- the rfbD gene encoding dTDP-4-dehydrorhamnose reductase, which produces MKAILLGSNGQLAKEFVNNSSNFNLELISFSKDKLDITNFFELKEAIKRYMPDVVLNCAAYNYVDKAESDWQAAYRVNALGPRNLAVLSNEFNYTLVHFSSDYVFDGTSSKPYLIYDEPNPISIYGRSKLSGEREVSSLCSKYYIIRTSWVFGDGPNSFPKKLIEWSKGKDNLKVVCDQFSSPTSARYLASKTMFVVGNMPYGTYHITNSGYCSRFEWAKFIFNFLKIDIEIVPVSSDEFMAPAKRPLFSVLDNFPLSSDEDWKDSTINYLSTSFQL; this is translated from the coding sequence ATGAAAGCAATCTTGTTAGGTTCAAATGGCCAATTAGCAAAGGAATTTGTAAATAACTCATCAAATTTTAATCTTGAATTGATATCTTTTAGTAAAGATAAGCTGGATATAACTAATTTTTTTGAGTTAAAAGAGGCGATAAAAAGATACATGCCAGATGTAGTTTTGAATTGTGCTGCTTATAATTATGTGGATAAAGCTGAATCTGATTGGCAAGCAGCTTACAGGGTTAATGCGCTTGGCCCAAGAAATCTTGCTGTGCTTTCAAATGAATTCAATTACACTCTTGTTCACTTTAGTTCTGATTACGTTTTCGACGGGACTAGCAGTAAACCATATTTAATATATGATGAGCCAAATCCTATTTCAATTTATGGAAGATCAAAGCTTTCAGGAGAAAGAGAAGTTTCTTCTTTGTGTTCGAAATATTATATTATTAGAACCAGTTGGGTATTTGGAGACGGGCCTAACTCTTTCCCGAAAAAACTAATTGAATGGTCTAAGGGCAAAGATAATCTAAAAGTGGTATGTGATCAATTTTCAAGTCCAACTAGTGCAAGATATTTAGCTTCTAAAACTATGTTTGTTGTTGGAAATATGCCATATGGTACCTATCACATTACTAATTCTGGATACTGTTCAAGGTTTGAATGGGCTAAATTTATCTTTAACTTTTTAAAAATAGACATAGAGATTGTTCCTGTAAGTTCAGATGAATTTATGGCACCTGCTAAAAGGCCTCTCTTTTCTGTTTTGGACAACTTTCCTCTTAGTAGTGATGAAGATTGGAAAGATTCTACTATTAATTATCTTTCAACGAGCTTTCAATTGTGA
- a CDS encoding glucose-1-phosphate thymidylyltransferase has protein sequence MKRAKALILSGGKGTRLRPFTYTFTKQLIPVANRPILYFVIDDILQAGIEDIGIIIAPETGEEVKKVLSEYTFADKRVKFNFILQEKPLGLAHAVKTAQDFLKDSPFVMFLGDNLIENGISTYVDRFFTEELDALIFLKEVDDPTRFGVAVLDDAGNVKKLIEKPKNPPSNLALVGVYIFSNKIHDAIKLIKPSWRNELEITDAIDTMVSKKNSVKAQVLKGWWLDTGKKDEILEANRVVLDERIKREIFGDVVDSKIIGRVRVANSARIERSEIRGPAVIGKEAVIIDSFIGPYTSIGDRCYIEKSEIEHSVVLEESRIFAAARIDTSLIGRRAQITKKQDLVKAYKFFIGDDAQVEVY, from the coding sequence ATGAAGAGAGCAAAAGCCTTAATATTAAGCGGGGGTAAAGGTACAAGACTTAGGCCCTTTACCTATACTTTTACGAAGCAATTAATACCTGTAGCCAACAGACCTATACTCTATTTTGTTATAGATGATATATTGCAGGCTGGTATAGAAGATATTGGCATTATAATAGCTCCTGAAACGGGAGAAGAGGTGAAGAAGGTGCTTTCGGAGTATACTTTTGCAGATAAAAGGGTGAAATTTAATTTTATCCTACAAGAAAAACCTCTTGGTTTAGCACATGCAGTAAAAACTGCTCAAGATTTTTTAAAAGATAGTCCTTTTGTAATGTTTTTAGGGGATAACCTTATAGAAAATGGTATTAGTACTTATGTTGACAGATTCTTTACTGAAGAGCTTGACGCTTTAATATTTCTCAAAGAAGTAGATGACCCCACAAGATTTGGGGTGGCCGTTTTAGACGATGCTGGTAATGTAAAAAAGCTAATAGAAAAACCTAAAAATCCTCCCTCGAATCTTGCTCTTGTAGGTGTGTATATTTTTTCAAACAAGATTCACGACGCTATAAAGCTTATAAAACCATCCTGGAGAAACGAGCTTGAGATTACAGATGCGATAGACACGATGGTTTCGAAAAAGAATTCTGTAAAAGCCCAAGTATTAAAAGGGTGGTGGTTGGACACTGGGAAAAAAGATGAAATTTTAGAGGCAAATAGGGTAGTTTTGGACGAGAGAATAAAGAGGGAAATTTTTGGAGATGTTGTTGATTCTAAAATTATCGGTAGGGTAAGAGTTGCAAATTCTGCAAGAATTGAGAGGAGTGAAATAAGAGGTCCGGCTGTTATTGGTAAAGAAGCGGTTATAATCGACTCATTTATTGGACCATATACTAGTATTGGTGACAGATGCTATATTGAAAAAAGTGAGATCGAACATTCTGTAGTTCTTGAAGAAAGCAGGATTTTTGCAGCGGCCAGGATAGATACCTCATTGATAGGCAGAAGGGCACAAATAACAAAAAAGCAGGATTTGGTTAAAGCATATAAGTTTTTTATAGGTGATGATGCTCAGGTTGAGGTATATTAA
- a CDS encoding acyltransferase family protein, which translates to MQKRIDWVDKARFYGIFWIAFGHTTYFSPEILIKYAYSFHLALFWFIAGFVFNPKFKMTPAQVFLRNIYRYIIPYFFFGVLIYIYSLIILTSHRPNFFTYFTNLLIVKENQFTTPLWFLPALFFVSTLYDYILRFSKAKYIFFSIFIFCILVGLQVEAISSSLKLFEETQVFWLEAVRSYLVLFFWGVTAGFLWFGFGYFFKSSKFFNTLLNNFLKIKRYKILFLFLLLTINIALFLLFDEFDIFNGSFLSGFLGYIVTFSGIFFWLYVSNITKNNKFMLYLGKNTLTIFTIHEAIFYFFQRVNEFFFYHFGFPDLFITRKKLFVEQCISGFSLTTISLIFSIFIILLLNKYCYIFLGKMPGQKVFMNKHN; encoded by the coding sequence ATGCAAAAAAGAATTGACTGGGTTGATAAAGCAAGATTTTACGGAATATTTTGGATAGCATTTGGACATACTACGTATTTTTCTCCCGAAATCTTAATTAAATATGCTTATTCGTTTCATTTAGCTCTTTTTTGGTTTATAGCGGGTTTTGTGTTTAATCCAAAATTCAAAATGACCCCTGCCCAGGTTTTTTTAAGAAATATATACAGATATATTATTCCCTATTTCTTTTTTGGGGTTCTTATTTATATATACTCTTTGATCATCTTGACCTCACATAGACCGAATTTCTTTACATATTTCACAAATCTTTTAATAGTAAAAGAGAATCAGTTTACAACGCCTCTTTGGTTTTTGCCTGCATTGTTTTTTGTTTCTACTTTATATGATTATATCCTAAGGTTTTCAAAGGCAAAGTACATATTTTTTTCAATTTTTATATTTTGTATTCTTGTTGGATTACAGGTAGAAGCAATAAGCTCGTCTTTAAAACTTTTTGAAGAAACTCAAGTTTTTTGGTTGGAGGCTGTTAGAAGCTACTTAGTTCTATTCTTTTGGGGAGTTACTGCTGGCTTTTTATGGTTCGGTTTTGGATATTTTTTCAAAAGCTCTAAGTTTTTTAATACCCTGTTAAATAACTTTTTGAAGATAAAAAGATATAAAATATTATTTCTCTTTCTACTTCTCACGATAAATATCGCTCTTTTTTTATTATTTGATGAATTTGATATATTTAATGGCTCATTCCTCTCTGGTTTTTTGGGATATATAGTAACTTTTAGCGGAATTTTTTTCTGGCTTTATGTTTCAAATATTACAAAGAACAATAAATTTATGCTTTATCTGGGGAAAAATACGTTGACGATATTTACAATCCATGAGGCAATATTTTATTTTTTCCAAAGGGTTAATGAGTTTTTTTTCTATCACTTTGGTTTCCCAGATTTATTCATAACCAGGAAAAAACTCTTTGTGGAACAATGTATTAGCGGCTTTAGTTTGACAACTATTTCACTCATCTTCTCTATTTTTATAATATTATTACTCAACAAATATTGCTATATATTTTTAGGAAAAATGCCAGGTCAAAAAGTGTTTATGAATAAACACAATTAA
- a CDS encoding gamma-glutamyltransferase family protein, with amino-acid sequence MFDFQRYPYSSERHVCFAKNGMVLTTQPLASQAGLTALQKGGNAVDAALATAVALTVVEPTSCGIGGDCFAIVWKDSKLYALNSSGFAPSNINLDLLIKKGFKKMPRFGFEPITVPGVVWGWKELSSKFGKLKLSEVFAPAIDLALYGYPVSATISRLWENFYNAISLQRGDEFKYWFENFAKDGPPKPASIFKNQSLAKTLEELALTNCKSFYDGRIAEKIVSFFKKYNGYITENDLRDFKGEWVEPLKLNYCGYDIVEMPPNSQGIVVLMALNILKHFDISRNSLYFHRCIESIKLSFEEALSSVGDIKGMEKNVSELFNEEYGLSKARTISDEAYLPKIQSTYCGNTVYLCTADKDGNMVSYIQSNYMGFGSGIVIEDTAIAMHNRGSNFVLERKHPNCIAPKKRPYHTIIPGFILKDNNAIGPFGVMGAFMQPQGHVQVLVNMINFLDNPQAALDAPRFQWLGGKKVLFENKIDKIIVDDLARRGHDVEVTSDSINFGRGQIIIKLDNNVFAGGSEPRADGYPACY; translated from the coding sequence ATGTTTGACTTTCAAAGATATCCATATTCTTCAGAGAGACACGTATGTTTTGCGAAAAATGGAATGGTTCTTACTACTCAACCGCTTGCATCTCAGGCAGGTTTAACTGCTTTACAAAAAGGAGGCAATGCTGTTGACGCGGCCTTGGCTACAGCTGTTGCCCTTACTGTGGTTGAACCAACTTCATGCGGAATTGGTGGAGACTGCTTTGCAATAGTCTGGAAGGATTCAAAACTTTATGCTCTAAATTCAAGTGGCTTTGCACCTTCAAATATAAACCTTGATCTCTTGATTAAAAAGGGTTTCAAAAAGATGCCTAGATTTGGTTTTGAACCTATCACTGTTCCAGGAGTGGTATGGGGGTGGAAAGAACTTTCCTCGAAGTTTGGAAAATTAAAGCTGTCTGAAGTGTTTGCACCTGCGATAGATTTGGCGCTTTATGGATATCCTGTATCTGCGACAATTTCCAGGTTATGGGAAAACTTTTATAATGCCATTTCTTTACAAAGGGGCGATGAGTTTAAATACTGGTTTGAGAATTTTGCAAAGGATGGTCCTCCAAAGCCTGCTTCAATATTTAAAAATCAAAGCCTTGCTAAAACTCTGGAGGAATTGGCCCTAACTAACTGCAAGTCCTTTTATGATGGTAGGATAGCTGAAAAGATCGTTTCCTTTTTTAAAAAGTATAACGGCTATATAACTGAGAATGATTTAAGGGATTTTAAAGGTGAATGGGTAGAGCCTTTAAAATTAAATTACTGTGGATATGATATTGTAGAGATGCCGCCTAACTCTCAAGGCATAGTTGTTCTTATGGCGCTAAATATCTTAAAGCACTTTGATATTTCAAGAAATAGTTTGTATTTTCACAGATGTATTGAATCAATAAAGCTCTCTTTCGAGGAAGCTCTCTCTTCTGTTGGAGATATTAAGGGTATGGAAAAAAATGTTTCAGAGCTTTTTAATGAGGAATATGGTCTCAGTAAAGCGAGGACCATATCAGATGAGGCCTATTTACCAAAAATTCAAAGTACATATTGTGGTAATACTGTTTATCTTTGTACAGCTGATAAAGATGGAAATATGGTGAGCTATATACAGAGCAACTACATGGGATTTGGTTCTGGAATAGTTATAGAGGATACTGCAATTGCAATGCACAATAGAGGATCAAATTTTGTGCTTGAAAGAAAACATCCCAATTGTATAGCTCCAAAAAAAAGACCATATCACACGATTATTCCAGGTTTTATATTAAAAGACAATAATGCAATTGGGCCATTTGGGGTGATGGGTGCTTTTATGCAGCCGCAAGGCCATGTTCAGGTTCTTGTTAATATGATTAACTTTTTAGACAATCCTCAGGCTGCACTTGACGCACCAAGATTTCAATGGCTTGGGGGTAAAAAAGTACTTTTTGAAAACAAAATTGACAAAATTATAGTTGATGATCTTGCAAGAAGGGGGCACGATGTTGAAGTTACTTCAGATTCAATAAATTTTGGCAGGGGGCAAATTATTATAAAGTTGGACAATAATGTTTTTGCAGGGGGGTCAGAACCAAGAGCCGATGGGTATCCTGCATGTTATTAG
- a CDS encoding peroxiredoxin — protein MTFPLLGEKIENRKVKTTHGLINLPDDYSGKWVVLFSHPADFTPVCTTEFVAFQKKLDEFRALNTQLIGLSIDQVFSHIKWIEWIKEKLGVNIEFPIIADDMGEVAKSFGMIQPAKGTNTVRAVFVIDDKAILRLVLYYPQELGRNIDEILRAVKALQTSDNNKVAIPANWPNSDLIGSDVIIPPPSDVKSAAERSSQANCFDWWFCHKNIK, from the coding sequence ATGACATTTCCACTTTTAGGAGAAAAGATAGAAAATAGAAAGGTTAAAACTACTCATGGCTTAATCAATCTTCCTGATGATTATTCGGGGAAGTGGGTTGTTCTATTTAGCCATCCAGCTGATTTTACACCAGTATGCACTACTGAATTTGTAGCTTTTCAAAAGAAGCTAGATGAGTTTAGGGCTTTGAATACACAATTAATTGGTCTTTCGATAGACCAAGTATTTTCTCACATCAAATGGATTGAATGGATTAAAGAAAAACTTGGAGTAAATATTGAGTTTCCTATAATTGCAGATGATATGGGTGAAGTTGCAAAGTCTTTTGGAATGATACAACCTGCAAAGGGAACAAATACAGTTAGAGCAGTATTTGTAATCGACGATAAGGCTATATTAAGGCTGGTATTATATTATCCACAGGAATTGGGCAGAAATATTGATGAAATTCTTAGAGCTGTAAAAGCCTTGCAGACTTCTGATAATAACAAAGTTGCAATTCCTGCAAATTGGCCCAATAGCGATCTGATAGGTTCTGATGTAATAATTCCACCACCTTCTGACGTAAAGAGCGCTGCAGAAAGATCAAGCCAGGCTAATTGTTTTGATTGGTGGTTTTGTCACAAGAACATTAAGTAA
- a CDS encoding FAD-binding oxidoreductase: MLLEIDNINQVLVVDPNILINELNAKLSDETLVFLPTLNQLYLQLRVIDLFHLKLPNPSHHLYGSIFNFAIGATFETKFGREIKLDKKVLKCVSGYDFTRFLLGSKDLASPKELILRLHPKKERVIFNFFLENIAQFINLVYFLKKLKCEPFSFYLIRKKELSDKFNASIIVEKEFEYDLKNQLNLLNLNVLENKDIFKLDFPDEERLIKKIKLSKTDFISKTRQIENIVKDLNIGCCEILFLPIGLYCLIFKTISDLEDFERAFLQKFQMDKVYYYDFNSSYIVNTLKTRILNTLQKDDLNINNFKNQVSYSDFKRDLEKAIGKKYITDDLENLYLYSYDASFRSSLPDVVVFGKNSKQISKILNIAAKYNVPVTCRGAGSNLSGGSVPLRGGISLVLTQMNEIIEFDSENCLAVVEPGVVTKELADLASRSELFYPPDPASSAWCTIGGNVSECAGGPMCFKYGVTRDYVEFLEVVLSDGSIINIDVFQNPEILSLLIGSEGTLGIFTKVGLRLLRKPEAREVFLIGFKGLEDAAICINDIISLGIVPKTFEIMDRTAIEIVKEYVFFDLSNDINALLILEVDGTKKEVGSIISTLKNLFTLKNFNFFLAKDNNEMNKIWDLRRAISPACGKIAPIKISEDATVPRSKIADMIKGIDSIAKKYSLKIIIFGHAGDGNLHPNILTDKRNKEEMKRVQDAIGEIFKLAINLGGTLSGEHGIGYMKAPYIKLEFDKNTIELAKAIKFSFDPKNILNPQKIFL, translated from the coding sequence ATGTTATTAGAAATAGATAATATAAATCAAGTATTAGTTGTTGATCCGAATATTTTGATAAATGAGCTGAATGCAAAATTATCAGATGAGACGCTTGTTTTTTTGCCTACTCTTAATCAACTTTACTTACAGTTAAGAGTTATTGATCTGTTTCACTTAAAGCTACCCAATCCATCTCATCATCTTTATGGATCTATCTTTAATTTTGCAATAGGCGCAACCTTTGAAACAAAATTTGGGAGAGAAATAAAGTTAGATAAAAAGGTATTAAAGTGTGTAAGTGGCTACGACTTTACAAGGTTTTTGTTAGGCTCTAAGGATTTAGCTTCTCCGAAAGAATTAATCCTAAGACTTCATCCAAAAAAGGAAAGGGTAATTTTTAATTTCTTTCTTGAAAATATTGCTCAGTTTATAAATCTAGTTTATTTTTTAAAAAAATTAAAATGTGAACCTTTTTCTTTTTATTTAATCCGAAAAAAAGAACTTTCTGATAAGTTTAATGCATCAATTATTGTAGAAAAAGAGTTTGAATACGATCTTAAAAACCAATTAAATCTTTTGAACTTAAACGTTCTGGAAAATAAAGATATTTTTAAGCTGGATTTTCCAGATGAAGAAAGATTGATTAAAAAGATAAAATTAAGCAAAACAGATTTTATTAGCAAAACAAGACAAATTGAAAATATAGTAAAAGATTTAAACATTGGTTGCTGTGAGATTCTCTTTTTGCCTATAGGACTGTATTGTTTGATTTTTAAAACTATAAGCGATTTAGAAGATTTTGAGAGAGCTTTTTTGCAAAAGTTTCAAATGGATAAAGTTTATTATTATGATTTTAATTCAAGCTATATAGTTAATACGTTGAAGACAAGAATTTTAAACACATTACAAAAAGATGATTTAAACATCAATAATTTTAAAAATCAAGTTTCATATTCTGATTTCAAAAGAGATCTTGAAAAAGCTATAGGTAAGAAATATATTACCGACGATTTAGAGAATTTATACCTATATTCTTATGATGCATCTTTTAGAAGTTCTCTGCCAGATGTTGTGGTTTTTGGAAAGAACAGTAAGCAAATATCTAAAATTTTAAATATTGCAGCTAAATATAATGTTCCTGTTACTTGTAGAGGAGCTGGTTCTAACCTTTCTGGTGGAAGTGTACCATTAAGAGGCGGCATTTCTCTCGTGTTAACACAAATGAATGAAATTATTGAGTTTGATTCAGAGAACTGTTTAGCTGTTGTAGAGCCTGGTGTGGTAACAAAAGAGCTTGCAGATTTAGCTTCTAGAAGCGAACTGTTTTATCCACCAGATCCAGCAAGCAGCGCATGGTGTACTATTGGCGGTAACGTGTCCGAATGTGCAGGGGGTCCAATGTGTTTTAAATATGGCGTTACCAGAGATTATGTTGAGTTTCTAGAAGTTGTTTTATCAGATGGAAGCATTATAAATATTGATGTGTTTCAAAATCCAGAAATTCTCTCTCTACTCATTGGTTCTGAAGGAACTCTTGGTATTTTTACAAAAGTAGGCCTAAGACTTTTAAGAAAACCCGAAGCAAGAGAAGTCTTTTTAATAGGTTTTAAAGGTCTTGAAGATGCTGCGATTTGCATAAACGATATAATTAGCCTGGGTATAGTACCCAAAACTTTTGAAATAATGGATAGAACTGCTATAGAAATAGTAAAAGAGTATGTTTTTTTCGATTTATCTAATGATATAAATGCACTTCTTATTCTTGAAGTTGATGGCACAAAGAAAGAGGTTGGATCTATTATTAGCACGCTTAAAAATCTTTTTACTTTGAAAAATTTTAACTTTTTTTTAGCAAAAGACAATAATGAAATGAACAAGATTTGGGATTTAAGAAGAGCTATATCTCCTGCCTGTGGAAAAATAGCTCCAATAAAGATTTCAGAAGACGCAACTGTTCCGCGTTCAAAAATTGCCGACATGATTAAAGGGATAGATTCGATTGCAAAAAAATATTCTTTAAAAATAATAATTTTTGGTCACGCTGGTGATGGGAATCTCCATCCAAATATACTTACCGATAAGAGAAATAAAGAGGAGATGAAGAGAGTGCAAGATGCTATAGGAGAGATATTTAAATTAGCAATTAATCTTGGCGGTACGCTTTCTGGGGAGCACGGGATTGGATATATGAAAGCACCTTATATTAAGCTAGAATTTGATAAAAATACTATTGAACTTGCAAAGGCAATAAAATTTTCTTTCGATCCAAAAAATATTTTGAATCCTCAAAAGATTTTTCTCTAG